Part of the Ictalurus furcatus strain D&B chromosome 10, Billie_1.0, whole genome shotgun sequence genome, tgtgtcaaAGAAAAGTTTTGCCTCTGGTGTCTACGGTTGTTCTGTGGTGTGCTGTAATCCTCCCTTGATAACACTGGACTGGACTGGCAAGCAGAAAAATCTTTGGTATCAGTGGCTGGTTAATAAACCACCCAGAACAGTGAGGAAGGTTCCCTCACaaagaaaagttattttatgTACACATGAAATTGCGTCTGATTTGTGTCATGAATGCCACCTCTAAGGCTTGCAACTTAGAACAAAATGAGTCCCTTTGCATTATTGTACCTTTACCCAGCAATGAGTTCAGAAATGCTAAACAGTTGCATCTTGTTTGTTTGGAAACTGTGCAGTACCTCTTCACAAGTTATGAACCTTGTGGGTGTGGTGATTTCGGTTACTGTCTGAAATCCCATAGTGGAGATGAAAGCTGAGCGTGTGAAAAAAgaccttcttcctcttcttctttttctgcccAATCATTAGAGAGGACTTTCTCCCAAAGGTTCacttttaaaacaatttaaaaattccTCGTAGTGTTGTCAATTGATTTTACTTTATCCTGCATAAAGTCTCTTCATCGACAAAGTCTCTTACATATGCATACCATATCACAACAGTAAGAAGAAATAGAAATGTTACGTCTCAATTACCCGCATCAGTATTACAAAGTTAAAGAGAGGTGGATTATGTGGAATAGAGCATGAAAAGTGaggtacaaaaacaaaaatgaatcagTAGGTTTTTCTGCTTTGGTTATGTATCAAATGccttaaaatttatatttttttccattttgttgtttttaaaggaaaaatagcAAAGTCTAAGTCtgattgggtttttttgtttgtttgtttttgttttcttctggcatttttttttttttttgccaatcaCAGGAGTAGatatatttattgttgtgtAGGCATAGCAAGTCAGTGTACATTAAGGCAAATATTATTGGCACTCTATTTTTGTAACATTTGATGTTGTACTTTACcattcattatatttttatagtcAACTCGACTGGAGGTTTGATTTGTCACCAAGATTTCAATAGGTTTTACAGCCTTCCTACTTTACACTGTTGTTTTTTACCCCCACCATTTTCTCCACAATTTGGTCACCTggcaattcccacccaccagccagctcccTCTATCAAAAGACAGCTACCAACTAGGGAGGCTGATGGCTGGCACATTGCTTCATTTTATTCCTAGGATTTCAGTAGTAATTTACTGATTTTGACAGCAATGCACTGCTATGATCAGTAGGTGGCAGTGTAATCCTATAGATTCTGGATAATGACAGTGAAGCACAGGAGGATTTGGTTGTCATGTGCTGATTGTAATTACAGAGACTGTGCTTTCCTGCACTACACAGGCATGATAGTAATTATTTTTGCTATTGACAAGAGGGGTTAAAAGTCCCCTGAGCATGCTGCCATCTCTGTgcataataaatcaaaatagcATGTCTGCAATTTCATTGCTGGGAAGGGTAAATGAAGTATGCTTCACCTTTGGTGGAGATCAAGACATCTGCTTCAGTTCCTCACTTTCATTAGCACTGAGTATGATCTGAGAAGTGCCATTAAACAGCCATTACGTAACTGCAGTAGTAAATGGGAGAAGAAGAGTGAAGTCTTGGATAGACAATGAGGCAACTGTTGACGTGTGTATTGCTGCCCTGTTACATGTTTTACTCTGGCCTGTTTGTGTACACACCCGTGTGTTACTTGTGGTCCACTGTTGCTGTAAGGTGGATACTGAGGGTCCAAATGGCTCTTTTGAAGACTCCAACTGACTTCAGGCACACACGTGTCTGATTTTTGCCTGTTGTCCTGCTTAAAGACTGCATTGATGAGAAGTGTTGCTGATTGTTGGTAGCAAGTGGGATTGCATGGCACATTGTGTATGATGTCTGAAGGAATTAGCACAGCTGAGTACACCTGGGAGGAAGCCGTTCTCCTCAGGCTTTGGAGAAATTGGCAGTGGAGGTGCCAGACTGCCCAGGGCTGCTTCCATGGCCTTGCTGGTGCTCATCATGCAAACGGTTAGGACAACGACGTCGGGCATTCATGAAGAAGTTGCTCACTGTGCTGAGCTCTAGACCCAGCTGTTGTGCAATGGTCAGCTGCATTTCTTTGCTGGGCCGCTTGTTCTCCTTGAAGATGGCAATAAGTGTGCGTCGCTGCAGGTCGGTGAACACAAGACGTTGCTTTTTAGGGACTGTGCTGCGTTCCTTCAGCTGCTCTTGCTCTTTTCGCTTACAAGCTGCAGAAATAACAgaatgaaaggaaaaggaagatGGAATCATGAGTGAGGGTCTGTCATTGACCCAAAACATCTACAGCACCATGAACTCACTGTGCTCCACATTCAGTCTCATCATCAGTGTTATACTGTACTTCTGACCCTAACTAATTTTCAGTCTTGTTAGTTAATTGAAAATTGTGACCAAATACATGTTTATGAATTGCACTGGCAAATGAGAGTAGCCCAGTGATGTTGTGCAGTATGGCAATACCTACACTGCACAAAAAGCCGAATACCTGATTCAATGATTCAGCCTTCATGAGCATATGAATGTGTGAAATCATCTAATATGACTGCATTAGAAGCCATGTGCTTGAAGGCTATTCTGTAATATCTGTCACAAAGTACTCTactcattacattttaatataattaagaAAGGATAGAACTGTGTGTAATACaccttaatataatataaaatagaaaGAATTAAATatagggtttttgtttgtttgtttttttttgttttgttttgttttttaaacagagttTTCTTTGCCTTATGGTGATTCACTCTGACAAATATCAacctgaaacttttttttttcagttgaggTTAATTTCTGGATAGCAAAGATATCAAAGTTTTGTAACTTCTGAGCTGTAGACACTTACCGCTTTTATCTCAGGAGAAACAagaccacatctctgtttatgacactgttcatttgtaaaacacccaacgGAACCCTgtacttccatatttggataaaatcgattcacacataccaactgtacacctgtaccaacatgatagatcaggctggttcttcaaggtcgactgtcctgcagagtttacctccaatctcaaactcacaatATTTACAACAGcagacttatttctgtgaaaatttcagtttCATATCTGCTCCCCCACCAGAGGTATTCAACCAGAAACTGAGGGAAAATTGCACTTTCTCGCCTCCATAAGAAAAGAGAAGTCtaaaacctgaaatgttctgcatgcacactatatttacccaggtaccccctaaaaattaagactgagacttcccttcccattataaattgaccctaaaagtaaaactgtgagcaatcttgagtaTTACATTGGACTTAAGTTCTGTGCAAAGTGTTTATACATGCCCAAGTACCTTGTAacgtgctctagagatcagtttttgtttcaaGGAACTAGGCCCATCCTGGgctgagatattgaggtttctgtaaacagctgtataaccaaaatttgttgtctGCCATGAAACAAAGATGGGCCTGGCTATCTAACATGAAGCAGAAGTTGTCCAGAAGAGCCAAAAGAGCTAATAAAAGAACCACAAGGTTTCTTTATGGTTACTGAGATTATGGGTGAGGTTATATTTAGTCGTACCATAGCATCAATTAgctacataaataattatatcagCATAAGATCCTCACAAGGATACtaagataaatgtgtgtgtgtgtgtgtgtgtgtgtgtgtgtgagagagagagagagagagagcgagagagagactgactctGTGATGAGCTGGCATCCAAATCCAATTCCAGCCTTGCACTACTTTCTGGGTGAACTGTGACCCTGATTAGAAAGATGAATGAGTAATTATGAGCTCTTTCCTCTATTCCCCAGAGATCCTAATTTTCCAAATCATGTTTCTTTTTGGAAACATGCCTCTTTGGCATCCCGCCTACAGTACTTTACCTAAATACTAGCTCAAACTGTTGTAGACTATAACCGTATTTTGACAGTATAGATGGCCTACATTTACTTTGACTAATAATGTACACTCTGTTTATCACTCGGTTTCTGTCTCAGTTAATTGTATGGTAGCCATTGTCATCAGTGAAATTCTAATTATCGAAAGGTTAGTCCATTGACAGGGCTAGAGCAGAGGATTAAAAGGCAAATGTGCAAGCAGCTGTTCAGCAATTTATAAACAGAACTGTTTAGTCTATATTTACACTGTATTACAGACCCTTGTCCTCTTTGTTTATAATAGGCTAAGTGCAGGTCTGTTGCAAAAGACTGATCTGATCAATATAGTATTAATCAGAAAGATTAACagcattaatgttttaatggaaCACTGTAAACCCACTGAAATTCATCAATTGGGTCGAGTGTAAAAAATATTCGGTTACACTAAATTTAGCATATCAATTATCTTTAGCAATTTCTTCTTTTAAgcaggtaaacaaacaaacaaatcatttaattaatcaaataaattaatgaattaattaattcagtTGTAATGAGCTACAGTACATGTACTCTCCGTACAGTACTTGAGTACATGGGTCACTGCAATGGTACATTTTTTTTGAgtataattaaattataattcaATTAATGATATCActaattaattcaattaaattgttcaattaattaaatcacttttacttcatttttttaaaataataaaatattaatttttgcTACATGTATTTTTGATCAGCATTACCGAGTAAAATTAAAAGACAATATGTgcaaatttttaataattacattttgagACCCAATCAAAATAAAGCAGCTTTCcagcagtgttttgtttttcttttcttcttcttttttcattgTTCCCAGGGCATAGCTCtaaggttattattatttcagtttcAACCTGAATACGAAAAATTCTGTAGCGTCAACattttagaatatatatatatattctatagatagatagatagatagatcgatatagatagatagatagatagatagatagatagatagatagatagatagatagatagatatagaatCGACTCAACGATACACTGAGTTGACACTGAGACTGGTTTAATAACGCTTATTGTCCAGCAGATGTCAGTATAAAGCTGACTGTCAAAGCATTGATACTCCAAATTATTTTCGCTTCAAATGTGTTACTCTTTGAAAGCTTTGTTTCACCCATCACTAATgatgcacattattattaactgCTGTATGAAACATCTTTTTTGCCTAGAATAGAATGTGAATTTGGCATAATATTCTTAAATGTGAACGGTAGACAAAACCACTGTAAGAAATAGTAAGATTACTATACAAAGCTCAGTTTCAGTGAgtatacaaaataaatagaaGCTATGTATGATGGGCGAGAATTACTATTATTCAGGATGCAATGCCAACATGTTTGATTTATTCACCTTTGGCCAAATAACTAGTATTATAGCCtacgtttttatttgtataaaaagaGTAAGATGTAAAGAAATGGATAGTTGTCTCAAATAAATACGAGGTAGAATATTGTTGAACTGGAGTTGCTGGATTAGAGCCACTGTGGCAAGCTTATATTTGAGACCTGAATGGTGTTTCAGTGACGTAATAAAACTTCATTTCCATTGTCATGTGACAttgtcattttgaaactggagatcTTATTTGGACTGTGTACCGTGTGATCCATTTCTGCAGGTCAGAGTTAGGTACAAGTGTCTTTTGAGTGCACTTTTTGCACTTTCAACAGCCTTTTTCTAAATCTTCAAGAAATACAGGACCAAACTTTGGGGAACAGAATGTCTGGAGGTGTCTAACAATGTCGGACAAAGAAGTCAAAGCAATCCTGAAAATGAACTATCACACATCAAACATAAAGAGACTGAAGACTTTTCCCCAGGCATATGAGCAATCAAGCCTTGAAACCCTTAACATGAATTGCTGAATAGATTAAAAAATGCAACTCTCATTAAAATGAGGCAGATCATCTTTGTAGTACAATGGCAGATaccaaatggtaaatggtctgcacttatttaGCGCTTtaatccaaagcgctttacactgtgtctcattcacccattcacacacacacaccaatggtagcagagctgccatgcaaggcgctaacttgctatcgggagtaacttggggttcagtgtcttgcccaagaacacttcggcacgtggaatcacgtgggccgggaatcgaaccgccaaccctacgattagtggacaacccgctctaccacctgagccccaTCCCACCACAGGTACAGTCCCTCGAACAGTGTTCTGCGCTGCATATGGAGATAGTATCTGTTTCatgatgtatatatttgtgtcatTGTCAAGTTTTGTCAACTGAAAGTGCAGAGATCCAGAGGATCACAAAATAAAAGCTTGCTCAACAAATTCTATGCAGAACTGACTCACCACATGTTTGATGAAGGGCAAAAAGCACCAAATATGGGTTCGACTGCAGATGCACTTGGTGACATTTTGGAGATCGATAATGAACAGTTTAGGAGTGATTTGTGATTCCAAGTTACCTGATGTGTAGAAACACCTAATAGCAGTTCTAATTGGTTTCATGTCCAGATTTTTTTCCACTGGATTACCTGACTCGAGTATATCAGAGTTGTTCTTTGTCTGTTAGGAACTACATGAAACTGTTCTTTGTGCTCATCCTGACTCGCAACATGGAtgatatttcatgtttttacaggacatacattttaaatttcctTCTTAGTAGGTGTACTCAGGCTTccacaaaacaggaaattgttttgatttttaagGCAATGATTCAATATTTGACGACACTGAATCTGCTAAGATGTGATACAGTTCACTTTAGTAGCGTTCAGTTAACATGTGGCCAACTTTGGGTAAACTCAGGCTGTTGTTAATTCATGAATGATGACGACATAGGGAAGGACTATTTTAATTATCAGAGTTATGAGCAATTCACCTTGCTAGCATGATTACTCATCACTTTAAAagtattaattatattttaataataattatttttctaaGAATTAGTTTGGAATTACAATTGAATAATATAACATTCCTTTATATCCTCCTTaaattttaagtatttatttgtgtagaCATTAAGTAAATGTATCATCAAACTGCACAGATTTTGAATGCAACACTCCTAGTTTGCAGGCTATATTTGTGTTACATATCATCAATATAATTAATGTGATGTGGATACATTTTGAGTACTGtggatatatttttgtcattacCCACCCCCCTACCTGAAGATAAttggcctgtttttttttgttttgttttataaaggTTGACTATTTTGTGGCCTAATATTACAAATTGTTTCCCACCTAAATGTTCATCACGCTTTTGACATTTAAGATCAACTATTTTGTTTATCAGTGTCagtgcttattttttatttgttttattttatttattttttttatcatggcgCAACACATCAATCAGTGCAAAGACTGTACTGAGCAAGAAAGATTTCAAAGAGAAATTCAGTTCATCTCAGGTTTGTAAGTCGTTACACACAGCTTATGAGTCGGGTCATTAGTCATAAATTCgactttaatatattattacatattgtATAACATCTTCCTTTGTTAGAAGGCAGATGACAAATACAATGTAATCCTCTGATGCGCTGCTTCCTGCCGGCTGACCTCTTTACAATCATATTTAAAGGTCAGTCTCTCCTATCGATCGGTTTGGCACGCGAACTGCGAATGGCGCGCAGGGATTGATCACATCCACCCCGAACGGACAGTATTTTAAGGCTTGCAGAGGCATCACCGTTGgaccttggagatgtttttttACAACCACCCTATCACGTGGATCTTGTTTGTGTATACGTTGAAATACGCAGCGCTTAGGACGCAGAGTACGAACCACAGATCTCCAGCACTGCACCAATCAGACATGTCGGATTCATTGTAAATGATAAGGCACAAAACATAATATGCTAAATTtgttttaggtgtgtgtgtgtgtgtgtgtgtaaaatagtcCTACCTGGCATCTCGTTCACgaataaaacaataattataattaaaacacacacacacacacacacacacacacacaaaaaaaaaaaaaaaaaaaaaacccaacaccaaCAAGCTTCAAGAAGAATGCGCCTGTATCCTGGACAGCCCCAGGCGTTTTAGTAAACACTGTAATTGAGGGAAATGTTACTGTGTACGCTTGTGTTATTGCTTACAGCCAGCATCCACTTGCGTTTCCAATACACCATTACCATATATAACATCATGTATCAATTATTAAGACACATATTGACCATTTTCAACTCTTACCTAAAGCTATCTTCACGAAGCATATCTGGATTCTAACTCTTAAATCAATCAGGCTGGAAGGTTAGGAAGTATAGTTTTGGGTAAATAGGCATTATGTCTGtactatttcttttttaaatttattttattcaagtgTTGAAGCTTGTACCAgataccattattattatttttatttatttatttatttatttatttatttatttattttccatctgCTCCATTTAGCCTAAATTCCCCGTTGGGCAAATTACAACGAATTTTTCCATGGGTTTTATTAGAACAGACGCCACACAACACAATCAATTTCGCcctcttttatttaaaagatttatATCCAGAGAGAGCCACGATGGGGGGAGTACTGAACTGGAATAATTGATAGATAGGCTGGCTATCTTTATCGATCGCTGTATTGATCGGAGCAAATACACGTGGACAGGCGTAGAGTTCTGCTGATACGATCTGTTTTTTCAGAGTTAATAGATTTCTAAATGTCTGTCTTGGTCCTGCTGTCTGTTTCTGGGATACATTCATTTCTTGTTGTCTTGAGCATCAAAGACCCAGgtgattgaattgaatttaatgccacattaaaaaacattattggCATCGGTACGTTATATTCATCACTTACTTTGACTGGatgaaataattcattttttttttctttttctctttaataaatagaatgttaacaaatttaaaatctaattaaaCGCTTTGGCTGCAGCACCGACAAACTGGACTTTCACACTTTTGCATTATAGAAGCAAAACAACACCACTGGTTTGTGTGACTGTGATGAATCTGGAATAGTGATCTAATTTAAATGCATTGATTGATGGAAGACTCAGGACCTGCGCACATGCGCATATTGTAATgcgcaaaaaaaatcaaagcctGACAGCCTAATTTGCACAACCATATAGGCCATTGCATTGCTCTTAAACGCAACTTACATtggttgttagtgtgtgtgtgtgtgtgtgtgtgtgtgtgtgtgtgtgtgtgtcagtaaataagaaataaatgaatctagCTATTTCAAATTGATTTAAGGAGTGGGAGAAGGACTGTGCCATTTACAGTGCCATCTCCCACATTATTCTAGTGAGTAGAATGCAACAAGCAGTCTCCCAAATCATTTTGCTCATACATTCCTTTTTATAGGCTGTATCTGTAACACTGTATCAATCTAGAGCATTTTAAATCGACACAGCAGAATACAGACTTGAATATAAAGGAACGccattatgaaataaatctattttGTATAATGGGCATACAGGTTTGTGTTGATCGGTTACATATTTTCTGTGTTACAGTGCTTCTCCTACATCGCCTTACAGATATGAACGTGTCATCACGAGCACCTTTACACACCTGCGAGTCTAAGGGAGGACATGCGCTGGAACTCGGGCTCCTGCAGCCACGTCCACATCCTCCTGAACGTCTCCCGTCCTGATTTTAGTTTACTCCACGGTTTAGGATTCCGCAGGAGGTCAGAGAGTGTGCCTTGGGACCGAGACAGTATGCGCTGGGCGAAGATAGCCTGCGGAATGCTGTACCTTTTCAGTTCGGCAGTTATTCTCTGGGCCACCTCTTTCGTGTTGATCTCCTCTGCTTGGCTGCATCCGCCTGCATGGGTGTCCCCGGCTTCGTGCCTGTCGCGTTCCGACAGCATAGATCCACTAGAGTGCAACTGCGAGTGACCTGGGTGGTGCAGACCGTTCAGAGTGGACAGGATTCCGGTACCGTGGCCCCCAAAATCACCCCGACCTAACATCGCCGCGTGAGTCTCGAAGCCTCCTGGCGAGATCATCTTGTCGTTGGAGAGGTGAGCACCAGGACCGTAGGCGCCAAGAGGCTGCTGCGCGTTGTGCAAAGAACCTAAGCCGTTGGACAGCGGTGAGAGCGGCTGTGCCATGCAGGAAATGTCTTTGGGATAATGCGCGTACAGGTTGCCCATGGAGGCCAAGCCGCGGTCGTCGCGCATCAGCGTGAAGCTGCCGCTGACGTTTCCATGGGTCAGGCGCTGGTGCGCGGGATGATGATGCGAGTGATGCGGGTGTGGATGATGGTGATGAGCGAATTTTTCCGATACTGTGGATATCGAAGGCAAGTGCTGTAGCGGTGACAGGGTGGTGTACGTGCTACTGATGCCCATGCCGGAATCGCAGGACATAGTCATAGCTGTGGGAAAAGTAGCGGACAGCGAGTGGTCACTGCGATATTCCCCAGCCCCGTCCAGTATCGAGGCCATGCTAGAGACCATGGTGGATGATCGGCCGTGCACCAGGTTCCGGTGCGACACCGATTGTCTCGTGTGAGGAGAGTTCATCAAATTGTCCGTTTGATGAGAATGTGAAACCCTGTGAAGGTTCCCGATATTCTCCATCCTAAGTTCCATGACTTCAAAGATGCccagccctctctctctcgctctctctcgcgctctctatctcactcactcacacacacacacacacacacactctctctctctctcacacacacactttttcacacacacacacacactccctctctctctctctcacacacacacacacacacctgtgttccACCTTTCGCTGTCTCTCTTGTCTCGCGCTGCAGTTTATAAATCCTGACCGATCTCGAAGCCAGACCGAGCTCCTACTTCAGGTAATTCAGCATGATTTTACTAGGTTCTTCCTGCTGCACGCGCGTCTTTATTTCCAACAGTGCAGAGTCGTGTTTTGCCCTTTGCACAGCCTGTGCTGCTGGAAGTCTGGACTGTGCAGCGACCGTCTGTGTGAACATTAAGACTAACCCGAAGTCTCTGACTCCACCGCTCCTGTCTGACTTCGTGCCGAGACACCTTGGAAGTTTTTATGGCCTGTAGAGAGATACTGTGGTGTtgaactaaccctaaccctggccCAACTTTTCCATCACTGAGCACACACTTCAGTGATGCATACAGTAGGCTTCATACACGCAGGCCGTGAAAGGACTGAGTTGGGGATTCATTGCGTCATCAGGGTACCCTGATAACCCTGGCGTCAGCGCCAAATATCTAAACGCTTAATTAGTCTATTAATAGATTTCTACAACTCTTCTCAATAAAATGTTCGCCAGATTCCTAGTAGATAAGATACAAATAATTACTTAACAATGGTTGCAATAACATCTGAAAACACATCAGGCCTATTATAGGCTATTGATATTCGTTCTAACAATATTAAAGGTTTATTCTAATGTACTGTATTCTAATGTTAATGTAGTGTCGTGTCGGAGCAGCTGAGTGTTTCTGTACATGACATATCACTGACCTCTTTGAAAGTTTAGCAGCAAACCTTTTCCGAAACGAATTCCGGGCTTCACTTCAGATAGGTCTAATTActtcttccatttttaaaaacaagtctCCTATATTCATTATTAGATATTAGCTAGTTTTCGATCTTTAATCAGCTATATTTCTGTTTAGATACATCTCTCTTGTCAATTCTAATGAATATgtagtattaaaaatgaaatcattaaattaaatatggaCTATGAAATAAACTGAAGATTCAATAGGCCTAGAGTAAACGGACATTAGAGTCAGATGCGACTTCTTCAGCAATGATCTTACCAGTGAGTTCCCTTCAGAACAAGCCTACTGTCATCCATATAGGCTAGCTTTAAAGATTTTgtcaaacagttttttttagcTTGACTCTATGTAGCTGTACTCTATACTGTTAGCCTTATGTGAACTCACAGCCCAGAATTGCTCTAAAGGCTTGTAACCTCTCTGAGAAAGGGATGGTACGTGCGCACATCTTTGAACACAATACGGGTGGGTTTCCAGAAATGTTGGTAACTCTAAATAGCTACTTCGTTATCTGAAATgggcttattatttatttattacttattccatccatccatccatcttctataccgcttactccttcacggggaacctggagcctatcccagggagcatggggcacaaggcggggtacaccctggacagggtgccaatccatcgcagggcactatTACTTATTCCGTATTCTTTAATTAACGAGAGTTTTCTGACACACTTCGTAATTAACGTTGTAGCCTACGTAAACCTGGTCGTAAAATGAACGAGTCACTTGACCCACTGGTTATTCGAACTTCTTTATCTGGAGCTAGGGTGCAGTTCTACCTGAAAAAAGCAGATGCCGCTAATTTCTATACAAACATCCACACTGACCCTTTACCAgagcaatttattattattattattattattattattattattattacataacaTACTTCATAGTTTCTCTAGATCTCTGAGATCTGTGGTTTGAGGTCAGAAGGCAGTTGAGGTGGCAGGGCTTATTTCAAGGATGGCAGCTGTCACCCAAAGGGACCTTTTCGACATGTTAATATATTAgagataaacaataaataggTAATCCTGGGTAAAGATGTGGCCCTATTTGTTTGGGCACAGGAGAAACGTGCAGAAAATATGCCCTGACAGTGCTATGCTACTGGGAAATTCAGTGATAGTGTATACTGTgcaatgcatatatatatatatatatatatatatatatatatatatatatatatatatatatatatatatatatatatatatatatatattatataaagccTGCCTCCAAAATTCCACACAAGTAATAAGTGTGCGGGTGTGACGTTTTTACAGACAATTGTGACCCTGTTGCTGGGGTCACAATTTGGATTGTATAAATTGTGATCCTATATGGATTGCTCCTTTAATTTAGTCCATTTGTTGACTATGAGTGATAGTGAATTTCCGATTCGTATATTTCACACATACAGTTCCTTCCA contains:
- the onecut3a gene encoding hepatocyte nuclear factor 6, with the translated sequence MELRMENIGNLHRVSHSHQTDNLMNSPHTRQSVSHRNLVHGRSSTMVSSMASILDGAGEYRSDHSLSATFPTAMTMSCDSGMGISSTYTTLSPLQHLPSISTVSEKFAHHHHPHPHHSHHHPAHQRLTHGNVSGSFTLMRDDRGLASMGNLYAHYPKDISCMAQPLSPLSNGLGSLHNAQQPLGAYGPGAHLSNDKMISPGGFETHAAMLGRGDFGGHGTGILSTLNGLHHPGHSQLHSSGSMLSERDRHEAGDTHAGGCSQAEEINTKEVAQRITAELKRYSIPQAIFAQRILSRSQGTLSDLLRNPKPWSKLKSGRETFRRMWTWLQEPEFQRMSSLRLAACKRKEQEQLKERSTVPKKQRLVFTDLQRRTLIAIFKENKRPSKEMQLTIAQQLGLELSTVSNFFMNARRRCPNRLHDEHQQGHGSSPGQSGTSTANFSKA